From a region of the Tenggerimyces flavus genome:
- the xylB gene encoding xylulokinase: MPKVAGVDSSTQSTKVVICDADSGDVLAEATAQHPDGTECPPEAWWDALQQAGDGLLGDVVAIGVGGQQHGMVTVDERGDVVRPALLWNDTRSADAATRLVQELGGPKAWVEATGSVPLAAMTVTKLAWLAEHEPANAARVATVMLPHDYLTWRLTGQTEPVTDRGDASGTSYWSPATGEYRTDLLELAFGRVPQLPRVLGPAELAGSTAAGVAVSAGTGDNMGAALGLGLEPGDVVVSLGTSGTVFAVHDKPTADESGFVAGFADATGRYLPLVCTLNAARVISATAELLGVSLPEFNQLALAASPGAGGLVLLPYLDGERTPNLPTAAGSLHNLRRGAMTRENVARAAVEGMLSGLAAGLDALRAQDVAVRRVLLIGGAARSPVVQAVAPTVFGVPISVPPPAQYVALGAARQAAWAYADGAAPPHWDLGETTVRDDIDETAGEQIRAAYAEAQSSLYG; encoded by the coding sequence ATGCCGAAGGTCGCGGGAGTCGACTCCTCCACCCAGTCCACGAAGGTCGTGATCTGCGACGCCGACTCCGGCGACGTGCTCGCTGAAGCGACGGCGCAGCACCCGGACGGCACCGAGTGCCCGCCGGAGGCGTGGTGGGACGCGCTCCAGCAGGCCGGCGACGGGCTGCTCGGCGACGTCGTCGCGATCGGCGTTGGCGGCCAGCAGCACGGCATGGTGACGGTGGACGAGCGCGGCGACGTCGTACGTCCCGCGCTGCTCTGGAACGACACCCGTTCGGCCGACGCCGCCACCCGGCTCGTTCAGGAGCTCGGCGGGCCGAAGGCGTGGGTCGAGGCGACCGGGTCCGTTCCGCTCGCGGCGATGACCGTCACCAAGCTCGCCTGGCTGGCCGAGCACGAGCCGGCGAACGCGGCGCGGGTCGCGACCGTGATGCTTCCGCACGACTACCTGACCTGGCGGTTGACCGGTCAGACCGAGCCCGTGACGGACCGCGGCGACGCGTCCGGCACGTCGTACTGGTCGCCGGCGACCGGGGAGTACCGCACGGACCTGCTCGAGCTCGCGTTCGGCCGCGTACCCCAGCTGCCCCGCGTGCTGGGGCCGGCCGAGCTGGCCGGCTCGACCGCCGCCGGCGTCGCGGTGTCGGCTGGCACCGGCGACAACATGGGCGCGGCGCTCGGCCTGGGCCTCGAGCCGGGCGACGTCGTGGTCTCGTTGGGAACGAGCGGGACGGTCTTCGCCGTGCACGACAAGCCGACCGCGGACGAGTCGGGCTTCGTCGCCGGCTTCGCCGACGCGACCGGCCGCTACCTGCCGCTCGTCTGCACGCTGAACGCGGCACGGGTGATCTCGGCGACGGCGGAGCTGCTCGGTGTCTCGCTGCCGGAGTTCAACCAGCTCGCGCTCGCCGCGTCGCCCGGCGCCGGCGGGCTGGTGCTGCTGCCGTACCTCGACGGCGAACGCACGCCCAATCTGCCGACCGCCGCCGGCTCGCTGCACAACCTGCGCCGCGGCGCGATGACGCGGGAGAACGTGGCGCGCGCCGCCGTCGAGGGCATGCTCAGCGGGCTGGCCGCGGGGCTGGACGCGTTGCGCGCGCAGGACGTCGCCGTCCGCCGGGTGCTGCTGATCGGCGGCGCGGCCCGTTCGCCGGTCGTCCAGGCCGTGGCGCCGACCGTGTTCGGCGTACCGATCTCGGTGCCGCCGCCGGCGCAGTACGTCGCGCTGGGCGCGGCCCGGCAGGCCGCCTGGGCGTACGCCGACGG